The stretch of DNA GCCTGTGGTGCTAGTATCCTTCGCCGCCCAGCGCCGGGGCGAAGCCGCCTACCTAACCTGGGCCACTGCTTCGGAAAAAAACAGCGCTTATTTCGAAGTCGAAGTCAGCCCCAACGGCACCGCGTTTCGCCCCGTGGGCCGCGTGGCGGCCCACGGCAACAGCACCCAGCCGCAAGCCTACTCGCTCACCGACGCCAATCTCACCCGCTACGCAGCCCCCGTGGTGTATTACCGCCTGCGGCAGGTGGACCAGGACAGCACGGCCAGCTACTCCACCGTACGGGTGTTGGCTGTAAGCGGTGCCCCGGTCACGTTCCGGGCTGAGGCCTGGCCCAATCCTGCTCAACCCGGTATGACCACCCAACTGCAGGTAAATGGCCCCGACGCCGGACTGCCCGTTGAGCTTACGCTCACTGACGCGGCTGGCCGCGTGCTGACCCGGCGCACGGTGCCCGCCGGGTCCGGGTCCCTGGCTCTGCCCGAAGCCGATAGCCGTGCGGCCGGGGTATACCTGCTGCTTGTGCGGCAGGGGGCCAGCCAGCAAATGGTGCGGCTGCTGCGGAAGTAGCGCTGGGATACTATTCCGTTTGTTTTACCCTGGTTTCCTACTGTGCTACCTCCTTCCGCATCTTCCCCCCGTCACTGGCTCTGGCTGGCCGTTACTGCCGCCTTCCTGGCCCTGGTGGCGGCGGGAGCCGCGCTGACGTAATGCTTGGCACACATTCAAGAATATGGTGGGGTGGCGTTTGACGACCGGTGGAAGGTAACGTGGGTAGTGAGCTACGACCATTTAGGCTGACGCAGAGCCAGCCAGCGGTTGAGTTGTGGCGTATACGGGATGAGCAACGCCTGCTTACCCAGCAGACATCTTACATCCAATATGGCACCAATTCATGGAACCTAATCCCTCTCCCCAGCCGCCCACCCCGGGCCCCAATACGCTACCCGCCAAAGGTACTGCGGATACCCAGCGCGCCGGCGCCGATGTTAGCACCAACCTGCCCCCACCTGATAGCACCCCGGCATCTGCGCCACCTGCTGCACCCAATTCAGAGGAAGATACTACCGGCTCCGCAAGTGAAACCATTACGGAGGTTCCCACCGACCCTACCGTAGCCTCAGAAGCCGGCCCCAGCGGTGATGCAGACCCCGGCGCCAGCAATACCAGTAACGATGAGCCACTGTAAAGAAGCTGGTTCATTACCTCTAACCCAACAGAGCCCGACGCATTGCGCCGGGCTCTGTCGTGTTCGGTGGCCTAGAACTAAAAGTCGGCGCAGCCAAGAGAGCCGTAAGCAGCGCCAGTAGGCTAGTGCGCCGCTCCAAAGTTAGTGTGTAAAATGAGGGAAGAAGTTGCTTCCCAAGGCGCAAGAAAGGTCTGGATTTAGAAATGAAGCCAGGGGTAGCTAGGCACTTCTCCGGAAAGCAAAGGCAACACCGAGCTGCAATGCACGAAAGGATATTGGGAGGGGAGAGCAAAGCAGGCAGTGCAGGCAGCGCTAAGTCAACTCAAGACCCAACCGCCTCAGAGGTATAAAACAGGAAGTGGTATTCGGGCGTGGAAACTGCGCGATTTTCTAATTGTTACAGGTCTTCTGAGTTTTGTTCGTGGCTGCTTTAGCGTTGTCTCTTAGCTGCTGTTGCGCCTTCAAATTAAGGGGCTTTATCATTACCTTGGAAGCCACAGGTATTCTATAATTTCTCTCTGGCTTATCCTATTATGAGGTTTATTCTGGCTTTCCTGCTGGCCCTGGGGGTTGTACACGCGTCGCAAGCTAAATGCTACACCGAAGGCTTAGCGTTCTGGCCCACCAGCAAAAGGATTCAGGCAAACTCCTGCATACTGATTGACGGCTTCGCGAATAGTCAACGTATCATTCAGGGGCTCGGCACTTCCTATGAGGCGTTTTTTCAGGTAGGCACGCAGCGTGTGCCGCTACAGGTAAAAGAAATACTGGTAGGCCAGTATGGGTTGTCGCAGGCTGTGTTGCAGCCACGTACAAGCTTGACAGTAGGTGAGCAGTACGAGCTGATTATTCGCGGAAAAGGCGCCAAATCAGGCAATGCCATTGAAAGCCCCTCTGGGTTTGGCAGAGACAGGGTTATCTACACAGTTGAGGCAGGCCTAGATCAAACTTCCCCAACCTGGGTGGCACCGCTCCGAGAAAAAAGCAAGCACTATGTTGAAATGGGCTGCGGCCCTGAAGTAGCAGTAGAGTTTGCGGGCGTGGTCTATGACCAGTCAACGTACTTGGTGAAAGCCACAGTGAAAGACCTGCACACTGGCAAAACCACTCAGTACTATCTACAGCCCGACAAGGCCGGGTTAGTTTCGGTAGGCCACGGCATGTGCGCTGGCGCGTTTATGCTGGAGAAGGGCAAGCTCTTTTCGGTAACGTTCAGCCTCCTGGATGCCTCGGGCAACACCACGCCATGGGTTGGACCAGCTATACAGTTCACCAGTCCGGAAATAGCCGGCTAATAGGTTGTTTTAGCCTCTCGCATCTGGTTTTGCTTCTGGGGGAAGGCTCACACACTTCAATCAGGAGCGCCATATTAAAACTGCCAAATCTGCCTTAACCTCTTCTCAGGCTAATGGTGTGCCAAAGGAGAGGTTCAGGCAGGTTCGCAGCAGCGCTTACTAATTGGAAGTGTTAAAGCCCTGCGTGCTGGTATCTCTGCTGTTTTTGTTGCGGTTATACAAGTACGCAGCGCCTGCGGCCAGGAGCGCGCCACCCATCAGCTTGCGGTTAAAGCCACCGCCCCGGCTGACAGTACTAGGATTAGCGGAAGTGTTTCGAGCTGAATTACCTCCAAACAGGCCCGACAACAGGCCACCCATTGTGCCGCTTGGTTTGCGGTCTGAACCAAATATGCTCATGATTGAAAAGGAAGACAGTGAAGAACATACTACGGATTTTGAGCCGTCTGGGTCAAGTGAGTTGTCAGGCATTTAATAGGCGCCGAAAAGTAAGTTTCGCTAAACTCGTACTAGATTCGGTCCTGATTATACCTTCCAACCCATCCGCTCTATGAAATTACTTCTCTGCATATCCCTGTTCTCACTTTCTCTGGCCGCCTGTGCTCAACCCACCTCGTCCGTTAAGGTGGAGGTTAAAAAAGTTAATGGGCGCTATGAGTTGCTGCGTGGCGGTAAGCCCTACTTCATCAAAGGAGCCGGTGGCGGTCAGTTTCCGGAGCGCGTGAAAGCGTACGGGGGCAACTCCATCCGTACCTGGAGCACCTATGGGGCCGAGAAAACCCTGGCGGAGGCCAACAAAAACGGCCTCACCGTAATGATGGGCTTGGATGTGGCCCGGGAGCGGCACGGCTTCGACTACAACGACCCCAAAGCCGTAGCCGACCAGCTTCAGCGCCTGCGCACCGAAGTGTTGAAGTACAAAAACGACCCCGCCCTGTTGTTTTGGGGCATTGGCAATGAGCTGAATCTGGAGTATACCAACCCCAAAGTGTGGGATGCCGTGCAGCAGATTGCCCAAATGATTCATGAGGTAGACCCCAACCACCCTACCAGCACGGTGCTAGCCGGCCTCAACCAGAAAGAGGTTGACTACATCAAGGCCAAATGCACCGCCGTGGATATACTCAGCATTAACACCTACGCCGGGCTGGCCTCTATTCCGCAGCAGGTGCGCACCACTGGCTGGACTGGCCCCTACGTGGTAGCGGAGTGGGGCCCCACCGGGCACTGGGAAAGCCCCGTTACACCCTGGAAAGCCTCAGTAGAAGAAACCAGCAGCCAGAAGGCCGCCGTGTATCAGAGCCGCTACGAGGCCTCAGTGGCCAAAGACAAAACGCAGTGCCTGGGTACTTACGTGTTTTTGTGGGGCCAGAAGCAGGAGCGCACCCCCACGTGGTACGGCCTGTTCACGGAAGACGGTAAAGAGTCAGAAGTGGTGGATGTGATGCAGTACCTGTGGAGTGGCAAGTGGCCTACGAACCGGGCGCCGCACTTGGCGTCGTTCCTGCTGAATGGGCAAAAGGCTACCGACAACATCTACCTGCAACCCGGCCAGAGCGTGCCCGTAGCAACCGCCGTGACGGACCCCGATAAAGACCTAATTACGTACCGCTATGAGTTGCTACCGGAAAGCACCGACCTCAAATCGGGCGGTGACCGGGAGGAGCGCCCCAAACCTGTTACCGGCTTGATTCCGGCCAATGCCAAAGCGCAAACTAACCTCAAAGCTCCCGCCAAGGAAGGCGCTTACCGCCTGTTTATCTATGCCTATGATGGGCACGATAACGTGGCCACGGCCAACATTCCGTTTTATGTAAAGGAGAAGTAACCATGTCTTTCAAGCTCCGCGCGTGGTCACCCGACGACCTGCCCAGCCTCGTTCGTAATGCTAACAACCCGGCAATTGCTGGCTTCATGAATGACCAGTTTCCGCATCCTTACACGAAGGAAACGGGCCGGAACTTCATTGCCATGGCCAGCCAGGAAAGTCCGCTGCACATCTTCGCCATTGAGGTCGAAGGCGAAGCCGTAGGTGGTATTGGCATCCACCCGCGCACCAATATTGAGCGCAAGAACGCCGAAATGGGGTACTGGCTTGGAGAACCGTTCTGGGGCCGGGGCATCATCACCGAGGCGGTGAAGCAACTAGTGGCCTACGGTTTCCAGACCTTTGATATTAACCGCATTTTCGCGCGCCCATTCGGTACCAACCTGGCCTCGCAACGCGTACTGGAGAAGGCCGGCTTTAAGCTGGAAGGCCGCTTCGAGAAAACGTTCATCAAGAACGGGGAGTATCTGGATGAGTTGGTATATGCCGTACGGCGCCCTGAGTAAAGCAAGGGTATTGCTGGTTTGAGTACAGACGAAAAGTGGCCTAGAGGCTTTCCAGCAACTCATCAAACGTGCGTAACAACTCGGCGCGGCCTTCTGCAGACTCAGTTTCCAGGCGCTGCTCAAATACTTCGCGCTCCGTGAAATCGTGGAGGCTGCGGGTGAGAGGCTCTTCCGTGTCTTCTTCGCCGAGCGCCCGGAGCTTCACCAAACGGAAGTGGCGGCGAGCTAGTACCTCCAGTTGCTTGCGGTCCAACTCCTGAATCACTTTCAGCAGGGCATCGGCAACTTCCAGCTGAGTAAGCTCGGAGTGAATTTGCACATCGGCCCATGCTGGCAGCAGGAAACCGGTATTATCATAGGCCTGTAGGCCAGTCATAACTTCCTCTAGGGTGCCATGGAAACGAATGAGGCGGCGCGTGCCGGGCACTTCCAGCGTTTCCAGGGTGTGCAGCTTGCCCGATGCAAACTCCAACAGCAACACCTCTTTGGGGTGGCCAATTTCAGAGAACGACAGCGGAATAGGGGAGCCAGAGTAGCGGATATGCTCGCGGCCACCTACGCGCTGGGGGCGGTGCAAGTGGCCTAGCGCCACGTAATCGAACACATCGGGGAAATGGTCGGCGGTAATCTGGCCCAGGTTGCCCACATGAATGGTGCGCTCTGAATCTGAAGGCGCGGCGCCGGCGGCGTATAGGTGGCCGGTGGCTAGCACAGGGAGCCCCAGGTCTTTGAGCTGCCACACTTGCTCTGCGGCGGCCAGGCGGGCGTAGTGGTCGGCAATGCCTTGCTTGATGCGGGCCTCGCGCTCCTCGGCGGTTTCGCCGGGCACCGAGAGGCGCACGTCCCGGTCGCGCAGAAAGGGCACCGCGCACACTACCAGGCCAGGCTTGCCAGCGGCATCATCGAGCACCAGCACCTGATCCTCAAAACACTCCGGCACGCATCCTACCACGTGCACCCGCAAGTGGCGCAGCAAACGAGCCGGGGCATTGAGCGTAGCGGGCGAGTCGTGGTTGCCGCCCACTACCACAATATCACGGCAGCCGGTGCCCCGCATGTTCAGCAGGAAGGAGTAATACAGCTCCAGTGCCTGGTTAGAGGGCGAACCGGTATCGAAGATGTCACCGGCAATAACCAGCACTTCCACTCGCTGCTCGCGCACTGTTTCCACCAGCCACTCCAGAAAGTGACGGTGTTCCTCGGTGCGTTCGTGGCCACTGATGAAGCGTTGGCCCAGGTGCCAGTCGGCGGTGTGTAATACGCGCATGACCACAAAAATACGGTTCTTCTGCCTGAACTTCTACTGCAGGGGTAGAGGAAGATCGGCAGGAGGGAAGGGCAGCCCGCAAACAAAGCGCGGAGGCCTCAAGAGTATAACCTCCCTGAACCTCCGCGCCACGGTTGAGCGAGTAGCAGCTGTGTGAGCAATTAATGCACTGACTGCGTCTGAAACGTAGAGATGGCCTCGCCTAGATCAAGCACCTCGGTGCCGGGCAAAGCCGCTTGCAGAATGCTGGCCCCAGCGGCAGAGCGGTAGCCGCCGGCGCAGTGTACTAACACGGGCTTGTTGGTGGGTACTTCGTGGGCTCGCTCGCGCAGCTCTGGCAGCGGTATCAGCAGGGCGTTTTCGAAGATAGGTTGCCTAGCCTCGGTGCGGTTACGAATGTCAACGATGGTGAAGTCTTCGGGCCGCTCCCGAACGTGGTCTACGGCTACCTCGGGGCTGGCTACGGGCAGCTGCTGAGGCGCCAGCAATGCACCGCGCACGTTGCCCTCGTAGCCAATCTTAGCCGTTTTGCGGATTACCGTGTCCAGGCCTATCTGGGAGTCTGCCAGCAGGTAGAAGGGTTCGTTAGGTCCCACAACAGAGCCCAGCCAGGTTTCAAATTTACCGCCATCCATCAGGTTAATGGCGCCGGGCAAGTGGCCCTCCCGGAACTGCGCGGCCGGGCGCGTATCAATTATCAATACACCGGGCTCCATTTCTTTCTCGCTAAACAAGCGCGGCACCGCCCTGATGCTGTCTTCAAAAGGCAGTGCGCCCTGCTTGTTCAGGAGCACATCGTGGCCAAAATACTTGGGCATGAAGGGCTGATCTTCAAGCAGCACTTTCACAAACTCCTCCTCCGACATGGGCTGCAGGGCGTAGTTGGTTTTCAACTCCTTGCCAATGGTGCTGTCCAGGTCGGGGCTGGTGGTTTTGCCGCAGAGTGAGCCGGGGCCGTGGGCCGGGTACACGCGGGTAGTGGCAGGCAGGGTCATGAGCTTCTGACGCGTGCTCTGGTAGAGTTGGGCCGCCAGCTCCTCGCGGCTGTGGCCACCCACGTTGTCGTCTTCGCGCAGGTCGGGGCGGCCCACATCGCCTACAAAAAGGGTGTCGCCGGTGAATACGGCGCGGGTCTGGCCGAGTTCATCCATCAGGATAATGCTGATAGAATCGGGGGAGTGGCCGGGGGTGTTAATAGCGTGCAGCTCCACGGTACCGAGCGAAATACGGTCGCCCTCATCGAAGGGCTGGTGGGGGTAGCCTGCCTTTACCAGCTTGCTGACGTAGATGGTGGCGCCGGTTTCCTGGGCAATTTCCAGGTGGCTGCTTACAAAGTCGGCGTGGGGGTGAGTTTCGATAACCCCAATAATGTTTGCCTCGTGCTCGTCGGCGAAATCGTAGTATGGTTGGGGGTCACGGGCGGGGTCGATAATGACCACTTGGCGGCCGCAACGGACGGCGTAGCTCGCGTGGGCCAGGCCTTTGTCGTAGAACTGCTGAATTTGTACCGACGTGGTACTACTGGGCAGAGGACTCATGGGTGTAGGATGTGGTGAATGCGCCACCGTGGGAGCAAGCCGTAGCGGGGTGCACGTTTTCAAATATACGCAGCCACAATTGCTATGCTACTGGTTGAGCTCATAATGTCAGAGGACGTAAGGTGTAAGCTGCTGAGTACTATGAAGCTACTAAATCCTCCGCGATAGTGGGAGCGATTGATGAATGTCTGGCCTTTTTTGATACTGGCTGCCTGGCTAGGCCACTACACTGCACAAAAAAAAGCTCTGGCGGTGAGCCAGAGCTTTTCACTAGGAATTCTGAAAAACTACGATTTAACTTTCATCTTCATCTTACCATTTTCCATGCCATCCTGGCGCCTTTCCTGCTGCTGTTCGCGCAGTTGAGTGTATTTGGTCAGCTGGTCGGGGGTGAGTACCGCCTTCAGTTGGGTATCGTACTTATCGCGGGTAGCCTTCATAGATTGCATAGCGGCGCGCCGGTCAGTGCCCGCCATAACGTTGCTACGCATCGACTGCATCTCCTGAGCCTCGGCCAGCGCTATGCTTTTTACCTGGGTAGCTTGGTCAGCAGAGAGGCCTAGCTGTTTGGTGAGGCGCTGGGCCTGCAGGTCAGCGCGCTGCTCAGGCGTCATGTTCATACGGCCCTGGCCTTTCTGGCCCTGGCGCAGTACCCGGTCTTGGGTGGGAGCAGTTTGTGCAGAGACCGAACCGGCAGTAAGAGCAACCGCGGCCAGGAGAACGAGCATCTTTTTCATAATTGTAGAGTCTGTGTGGAAGAGTTACGGCGGGTTAGAGAGCCAAACTTCGTTAAGGTTTAATTCTTAGCTCAAAACATACCGGCAACATCCCTGCCAACGCCAGCAATCAACAGAAAGGCCTATATTCGGGCCACGTTGCTGCTTGCAGGCAGCTTTACTTGCAAAATCTTCACCTCACTTACCCTTTTCTTTCCTCTCTCACAATCCATATGGCAAATATTTTCGCCAAAAAACCGCTGTCCCAGCTGCTGGGCGAAGCCAACACCTCGGGTGAAGGGTCGCTGAAGCGCACATTGGGTGCAGCTAACCTCGTGGCCCTGGGCGTGGGCGCTATCATCGGGGCTGGCTTGTTTGTACGTACCGCCGCCGCCGCCGCGCAGGCTGCCGGGCCTGGTGTTACGCTGGCCTTCATTGTAGCGGCCATTGGCTGCGCCTTTGCTGGTCTTTGCTACGCCGAGTTTGCGGCCATGATTCCGATTGCCGGTTCAGCTTACACCTACGCTTACACCACCATGGGTGAGTTTGTAGCTTGGGTAATTGGTTGGGCCCTGATTATGGAATATGCCCTGGGGGCAGCCACAGTTAGTATTGCCTGGAGCGAATACCTCAATAAGCTCTTAGAAGTCTTTGGCACCCGAATACCCTATGAGCTGTGCCACGCGCCCAGCGAAGGAGGCTGGCTTAACCTGCCTGCCCTGTTGGTTATTATTGCCCTAAGCCTGTTGCTCATTAAGGGCACTCAGGAGTCGGCTACGTTCAATGCCATTATTGTGGTAGTGAAAGTGGTTATTGTATTGGTATTCATTGCAGTAGGCTGGCAGTTTATTGACCCCGCCAACCACACGCCTTACCTGATTCCGGCCGATGCTGCGCCCGTAACCGACGCCGCTGGTAAAGTAGTGCACGAGTACACTAACTGGAACAAGCACGGCTACGGTGGTATTCTCGGGGGCGCGGCCATTGTGTTCTTCGCCTTCATTGGTTTTGATGCCGTGAGCACCGCCGCCCAGGAAGCCAAGAACCCCAAGCGCGACATGCCCATCGGTATCCTTGGCTCGCTGGCTGTCTGCACCATTCTTTACATCCTGTTCGGCCACGTGCTGACGGGTGTTGCCAACTGGCGTGAGTTTGCTGACCCCACCAAGGGCGGCGAGGCTTCAGTGGCCTACGCTATCCGGGAGCACATGCCCGGCTACGGCTGGCTATCTACGGCCGTTACGGTGGCCATCCTGGCCGGCTTCTCGTCGGTAATCTTGGTAATGCTCATGGGCCAGAGCCGCGTGTTCTTCTCCATGGCCAACGACGGTCTGATGCCGAAGGCTTTCTCGGAGCTGCACCCCAAGTTCCGTACTCCTTATAAGTCCAACCTGGTGCTGCTGGTTTTTGTGGGAGCTTTTGCCGCCTTCGTGCCCGGCTCTTTAGCCGGCGACCTAACCTCCTTCGGTACGCTGCTGGCCTTCGTACTGGTGTCCATTGGTGTATGGCTGATGCGCAAGTCTAATCCCGAGCAGCACCGCCCATTCCGCTCGCCGCTTTCTTCGGCTAGCTTCCCGCTAGTGCCAATTCTGGGAGCCGTTATCTGCCTGCTGATGATTGCCGCCCTCGACCTGTTCACCCTGCAGGTGGCCATCGTCTGGATGGTATTGGGCTTCATTGTCTATTTCATCTACGGCAAGAACAACTCCAAGCTGCAGCAAGGCATTGTGGTGGTACCCAAAGAGATGGAGGAGGAATTTTTCATCGAGCCCATCGACAAGAAATAGTCTGCTAGGCCACTAGCTAAATAAAAAGCCCCGCCGAAAACACCGGTGGGGCTTTTTTTGTGGCATTCCTGAGCGGTAGCGCCCAGTAGCGGGCCTGTCCTACGCTGCCCAAAGCAAGTGCCAGCAGCCGTGGGTCTGCGTGGTGATGGAGCAGCTACTTGGCCTCCTTTACTTCGCTCTGCAGCTTCAACACCTTGTCGCCGTTTTCCTGCACAATGAGGAAGGCGGGGTTTTCGGGGGTGCCATTGCGGGTGATTTCGGAGCCCTGCAGTTTGCGGGTTACGCTCTCTTTGTGGGTTTCTTCGATTTTGCCGGTGGCCGTGCCAGTGCCGTATTTCCAGCTCACTTTAGTGCCTTTGCGCATACCTGAAGTAGTTGATAAGGTGGGGAATACTGCAACATACTGTGACGGCGGCAGCAAGGTTGAGGTGGCCAAGCAACAACTATAGTATTATGCGCAGTTTCTTTAGCTACATTTGATGAGGTCGGTTCAGCCGATTATCTAACCCTAGCCCCTTCGGTATTTCTCAACTCTACTTCCGCAATCTTATGCACATTGACCTGCGCCGGCTTGGGCTGGCGGGTAGCCTGCTCGTGAGCAGCCTTTCGGTGGCCTACGCACAGTCGGGCACATTTCCGCGCAACGGCGTTTACGACGACCGCCCGGGGCTGTACGCCTTCACCCACGCCACCATCTACACCGACTACAAAACCCGGCTCAACGATGCTACTCTCGTCATCAGAGATGGGAAAGTAGAGGCGGTGGGCCCCAACGTTAAAATTCCGGCCGGGGCAGTAGTGCAGGACCTGAAGGGCAAGTTCATTTACCCCGGCTTCGTGGACCTGTATGCCAGCTACGGCGTGCCCGAGGTAAAAGCCCCGGAGCGCCAGGGCCGCCGCGGTGGCCCCCAGTTTGATAGTCAGAAACCCGGCGCCTACGACTGGAACCAGGCTGTGCACCCCGAGGTAAATGCGGCTGAGCTGTTTAAGGTAAATGCTGAGCAGGCCGATGCGCTTCGCAAGCTTGGCTTTGGGGCCGTGCTCACTCACCAGCCCGATGGCATTGTGCGCGGCACGGCGGCCTTGGTAAGCCTGAATACCAACCGCAACGAAACCGAGCTAATCCTGCAAGACCGCGCCGCGGCAGCCTATTCCTTCGATAAAGGCACCAGCACCCAGGATTATCCCTCTTCGCTGATGGGCAGCATTGCCCTGTTGCGCCAGAGCTACCTCGATGCCGACTGGAACCAGCGCAACCCCACCCGCGAGCAGAACCTCTCACTGCGGGCCCTGAACCAGCAACGCAGTTTGCCCGCCATTTTTGAAGTGCGCGACAAGCAAAGCCTGCTGCGCGCCGATAAGGTAGGAGATGAGTTTGGGGTGCAGTACATCATCAAAGGCCGCGGTGATGAGTACCAGCGCCTACCCGACATTCAGGCTACCAAAGCGCCGCTCATCCTGAGCCTGAATTTCCCCGACGCCTACCAGGTAGATGACGTGTACGATGCCATTCGGGTGCCCCTGCAGGATTTGAAGCACTGGGAAATGGCGCCCGCCAATGCTGGCCTGGTGGCCAAAGCCGGTGTCCCCTTCGCCCTTTCCACCGCCGACCTGAAAGACAAAAAGAAGTTTCTGCCCAACCTGCGCAAAGCCATTCAATACGGCCTTACCGAGGAGCAGGCCCTGCAAGCCCTCACGGCTACACCCGCCATGCTGGTGAAAGCCCAGGATAGGGTAGGGGCCCTAAAGCCGGGCATGCAGGCCAACTTTCTGGTGTGTTCCACTCGCCTCTTCGCCCCTGAGAGCGTGATGCTGGATAACTGGGTGCAAGGCCAACGGTATCAGCTCAGTGAAGTGCCCAGCGACTACCGCGGCGTGTACACCCTGAAAATTGGTAATCAGCCGGAAATAAAGATGCTGCTGGCTGGTAAGCCGGAGGCGCCGGAGCTGAAAATTGTGAAAGCCCCCGCCGACACTGTGAAGGGTACCCTTAGCGTGAATGGCGAGCTGGCAACCGTGGTATACAACCCCACCCCCAAAACGAAAGGCAGCGGTGCCGTGCGCCTCAGCGGTTACTACACCCCCGACACCCGCATGTTTCAGGGCGACGGGCAGCTCCCTGATGCAACCAGCATTAAGTGGAGCGCCCAGCGGCAGGAGCAGGCCAGCCGCGCCGCCCGCCGCGACTCAGCCAAGGCCCCCGAGCCGGTGCAGCTAGGCCAGTTGCAGTACCCCTTTGTGGCCTACGGCCGCCCGGCGGTACCGGAGCAGCAAACCGTGCTGATCAAGAACGCCACCGTGTGGACCAGTGAGGCCCAGGGCAAGCTGGAAAATACCGACGTGCTGCTGCAAAACGGTAAAATTGTGAAGATTGGGCGCAACCTCTCCGTGCCCAGCGGGGGCCGTACCGTAGATGGTACTGGCAAGCACCTCACACCCGGCATTATTGACGAGCACTCCCACATTGCCATTTCCGAAGGCGTAAATGAAGGCACCCAATCGGTAACCAGTGAGGTGCGGATTGGCGACGTGGTAGACGCCGAGGACGTGGACGTGTACCGCGACCTGGCCGGCGGCGTGGTGGCTGCCCAGCTGCTGCATGGCTCCGCCAACCCCATTGGGGGCCAATCGGCGCTGATTAAGCTGCGCTGGGGCCAAACCGCCGAGCAGATGCAGATTAAAGGTGCGCCCGGTTTCATTAAGTTTGCTCTTGGTGAGAACGTGAAGCAAAGCAACTGGGGCGAGGCTAATACCCTGCGCTTCCCGCAAACCCGCATGGGCACCGAGCAGGTGTTTGTGGATGCCTTCACGCGGGCCAAGGAGTACGAGCAGGAATGGAAAGCCTGGAATAAGCTGAGCAAGGCCAAGCAGAAGAAAGGGGAGGCTCCACGTCGCGACCTGGAGCTGGAGGCCCTGGTGGAAATCCTGAATGAGCAGCGCTTCATCACCTGCCACAGCTACGTGCAGTCGGAGATTAATATGCTGATGAACGTGGCCGACCGCATGAACTTCAAGGTGAACACTTTCACCCACATTCTGGAAGGCTACAAAGTGGCCGACAAAATGAAGCAGCACGGCGTGAATGCCAGCACCTTCTCCGACTGGTGGGCCTATAAGAACGAAGTGCGCGACGCCATTCCGTACAACGCGGGCATCATGCACAACGCGGGCCTCAACGTGGCCATCAACTCCGACGACGCCGAAATGAGCCGCCGCCTCAACCAGGAAGCCGCCAAAATTGTGAAGTACAGTGGCTTATCGGAAGAGGATGCGCTGAAGCTAGTGACCATCAACCCCGCCAAAATGCTTCACCTCGACAAGAACATGGGCAGCATTAAGGAAGGCAAAGATGCCGACGTGGTACTCTGGAGCGACAATCCGTTGAGCATTTACGCCCACCCTGAGCGCACCTACGTGGATGGCCGCCTGTTCTTCGACGTGGAAAGCGACCAGCAAATGCG from Hymenobacter taeanensis encodes:
- a CDS encoding amino acid permease; this encodes MANIFAKKPLSQLLGEANTSGEGSLKRTLGAANLVALGVGAIIGAGLFVRTAAAAAQAAGPGVTLAFIVAAIGCAFAGLCYAEFAAMIPIAGSAYTYAYTTMGEFVAWVIGWALIMEYALGAATVSIAWSEYLNKLLEVFGTRIPYELCHAPSEGGWLNLPALLVIIALSLLLIKGTQESATFNAIIVVVKVVIVLVFIAVGWQFIDPANHTPYLIPADAAPVTDAAGKVVHEYTNWNKHGYGGILGGAAIVFFAFIGFDAVSTAAQEAKNPKRDMPIGILGSLAVCTILYILFGHVLTGVANWREFADPTKGGEASVAYAIREHMPGYGWLSTAVTVAILAGFSSVILVMLMGQSRVFFSMANDGLMPKAFSELHPKFRTPYKSNLVLLVFVGAFAAFVPGSLAGDLTSFGTLLAFVLVSIGVWLMRKSNPEQHRPFRSPLSSASFPLVPILGAVICLLMIAALDLFTLQVAIVWMVLGFIVYFIYGKNNSKLQQGIVVVPKEMEEEFFIEPIDKK
- a CDS encoding MBL fold metallo-hydrolase, coding for MSPLPSSTTSVQIQQFYDKGLAHASYAVRCGRQVVIIDPARDPQPYYDFADEHEANIIGVIETHPHADFVSSHLEIAQETGATIYVSKLVKAGYPHQPFDEGDRISLGTVELHAINTPGHSPDSISIILMDELGQTRAVFTGDTLFVGDVGRPDLREDDNVGGHSREELAAQLYQSTRQKLMTLPATTRVYPAHGPGSLCGKTTSPDLDSTIGKELKTNYALQPMSEEEFVKVLLEDQPFMPKYFGHDVLLNKQGALPFEDSIRAVPRLFSEKEMEPGVLIIDTRPAAQFREGHLPGAINLMDGGKFETWLGSVVGPNEPFYLLADSQIGLDTVIRKTAKIGYEGNVRGALLAPQQLPVASPEVAVDHVRERPEDFTIVDIRNRTEARQPIFENALLIPLPELRERAHEVPTNKPVLVHCAGGYRSAAGASILQAALPGTEVLDLGEAISTFQTQSVH
- a CDS encoding GNAT family N-acetyltransferase; the encoded protein is MSFKLRAWSPDDLPSLVRNANNPAIAGFMNDQFPHPYTKETGRNFIAMASQESPLHIFAIEVEGEAVGGIGIHPRTNIERKNAEMGYWLGEPFWGRGIITEAVKQLVAYGFQTFDINRIFARPFGTNLASQRVLEKAGFKLEGRFEKTFIKNGEYLDELVYAVRRPE
- a CDS encoding glycoside hydrolase family 2 TIM barrel-domain containing protein — translated: MKLLLCISLFSLSLAACAQPTSSVKVEVKKVNGRYELLRGGKPYFIKGAGGGQFPERVKAYGGNSIRTWSTYGAEKTLAEANKNGLTVMMGLDVARERHGFDYNDPKAVADQLQRLRTEVLKYKNDPALLFWGIGNELNLEYTNPKVWDAVQQIAQMIHEVDPNHPTSTVLAGLNQKEVDYIKAKCTAVDILSINTYAGLASIPQQVRTTGWTGPYVVAEWGPTGHWESPVTPWKASVEETSSQKAAVYQSRYEASVAKDKTQCLGTYVFLWGQKQERTPTWYGLFTEDGKESEVVDVMQYLWSGKWPTNRAPHLASFLLNGQKATDNIYLQPGQSVPVATAVTDPDKDLITYRYELLPESTDLKSGGDREERPKPVTGLIPANAKAQTNLKAPAKEGAYRLFIYAYDGHDNVATANIPFYVKEK
- a CDS encoding DUF2945 domain-containing protein, yielding MRKGTKVSWKYGTGTATGKIEETHKESVTRKLQGSEITRNGTPENPAFLIVQENGDKVLKLQSEVKEAK
- the sbcD gene encoding exonuclease subunit SbcD; the encoded protein is MRVLHTADWHLGQRFISGHERTEEHRHFLEWLVETVREQRVEVLVIAGDIFDTGSPSNQALELYYSFLLNMRGTGCRDIVVVGGNHDSPATLNAPARLLRHLRVHVVGCVPECFEDQVLVLDDAAGKPGLVVCAVPFLRDRDVRLSVPGETAEEREARIKQGIADHYARLAAAEQVWQLKDLGLPVLATGHLYAAGAAPSDSERTIHVGNLGQITADHFPDVFDYVALGHLHRPQRVGGREHIRYSGSPIPLSFSEIGHPKEVLLLEFASGKLHTLETLEVPGTRRLIRFHGTLEEVMTGLQAYDNTGFLLPAWADVQIHSELTQLEVADALLKVIQELDRKQLEVLARRHFRLVKLRALGEEDTEEPLTRSLHDFTEREVFEQRLETESAEGRAELLRTFDELLESL